In a single window of the Podospora pseudocomata strain CBS 415.72m chromosome 2 map unlocalized CBS415.72m_2, whole genome shotgun sequence genome:
- the ORM1 gene encoding sphingolipid homeostasis protein orm1 (EggNog:ENOG503NW7W; BUSCO:EOG09264F60; COG:S) yields MADKAGRRRRSSSILQVYHEPPEPIEQLSDQSALPNLNANWVNAKGAWTIHFVLIFGLKIFYDSLPGVSQETSWTLTNITYMFGSYIMFHYVRGVPFEFNGGAYDNLNMWEQIDDGAQYTPAKKFLLSVPIVLFLLSTHYTHYDLAYFTINFLAVLGVVIPKLPVSHRMRVGLFSGVPED; encoded by the exons ATGGCAGACAAGGCCGgccgaagaaggaggtcTAGTAGTATCCTCCAGGTCTACCATGAGCCACCAGAGCCCATTGAGCAGCTGAGTGACCAGTCTGCCCTGCCAAACCTGAACGCCAACTGGGTCAATGCTAAAG GTGCATGGACAATTCACTTTGTCTTGATCTTTGGCCTCAAGATCTTCTACGACAGTCTCCCCGGTGTTTCACAGGAGACATCATGGACGTTGACCAACATCACGTACATGTTTGGCTCCTACATCATGTTCCACTACGTCCGCGGCGTGCCATTCGAGTTCAACGGCGGAGCGTACGACAACCTGAACATGTGGGAGCAAATTGATGATGGAGCCCAGTACACGCCCGCCAAGAAGTTTCTCCTGAGCGTCCCCATTGTGCTCTTCCTCCTGAGTACGCACTATACGCACTACGATTTGGCCTATTTTACAATCAACTTTCTCGCTGTTCTGGGAGTCGTAATTCCAAAACTGCCCGTC AGTCACCGCATGCGCGTTGGACTGTTTTCGGGAGTGCCTGAAGATTAG
- a CDS encoding uncharacterized protein (COG:O; EggNog:ENOG503Q399), which yields MDTAQDTVVDDHPVARKRSLSEVEPSSPAGEDVDSTRKRTRTVEPDEKDEGEITDSMSGSSPAPESFTPVQPFAKAHNGWNAGVNGGLRISFPSLRKPPQTNAEGDQVPKAPEAESGQPSEEKPQVQGQPDTAVELEARPSIEGLITPDGYPSQPKNSRRRSWDARFKHWCIELMRLNKDHEGVQDPEVLREAWSNWLQNRKKQDPLAQTAALRAAQSFEFTPEALTEMASAALTPENEPASPAEQQSDRSTDKATSDTGKSENSNKPLTTWEAGGMIQPIRPNQSALPLDAKDDQAWEHIFTIWCQDLAEINSKKIKTKEPRDFNRILTAYNQWIGTIDGLPKIRATAARRNASNYLAKNKGRVASLLSGRPLDDEQETEEEEPKEKEAGEEPVPETVVAEETLPLAAPVNDGNEEVKNIPLTEGEMAYRDRYFPGLAPDAVFCVMCASSEHNSAECPEMACKFCHKDHPCWTCPARQRCSKCKQLGHSVAECKEQLILAQDEMDCALCGSRDHIEYSCVNLTRSFRPNPSNTPKVQSLPVFCYRCGAEGHYGGDCGLSALEKKGSSFNPFTKANASQYVDPNSSETALAYRGGHRSAADYRSGGRPDLGKSIVPRQHIQFESDDDDDDEFIQPIVQKPRRSGHITFSGYSGNGSQNQEKPSARYPSSLPPKPPAVSVQPLPRGPPPPLPPGNNSFGRKHGGGGSRGRGRSGGGGRGRGRY from the coding sequence ATGGATACAGCGCAAGATACTGTGGTGGACGACCACCCAGTTGCCAGGAAAAGATCTCTTTCAGAGGTGGAACCTTCCAGTCCAGCAGGCGAGGATGTGGACTCAACCAGGAAACGCACAAGGACTGTCGAGCCtgatgagaaggatgagggggagatCACAGATTCCATGTCTGGCTCGTCGCCGGCACCGGAGAGCTTCACGCCAGTCCAGCCCTTCGCCAAAGCTCATAATGGCTGGAATGCTGGTGTCAATGGCGGGTTGAGGATATCCTTTCCCTCGCTCAGGAAGCCACCCCAAACAAACGCTGAGGGTGATCAAGTCCCAAAGGCCCCAGAAGCGGAGTCCGGGCAGCCGTCCGAAGAAAAACCCCAGGTCCAAGGTCAGCCAGATACTGCCGTTGAGCTTGAGGCAAGGCCGTCTATTGAGGGTCTGATTACACCAGATGGATATCCGAGTCAGCCTAAAAACTCTCGACGACGATCCTGGGATGCCAGGTTCAAGCATTGGTGTATTGAACTGATGAGGCTGAACAAGGACCACGAGGGAGTGCAAGACCCAGAGGTTCTGCGAGAGGCCTGGTCGAACTGGCTGCAAAATCGAAAAAAGCAAGACCCGCTGGCGCAGACGGCGGCACTACGGGCAGCTCAAAGTTTTGAATTCACTCCAGAGGCCCTCACAGAGATGGCATCGGCAGCTCTTACTCCGGAGAACGAACCAGCATCGCCTGCAGAGCAGCAGAGTGACCGCAGCACAGACAAAGCGACCAGCGATACCGGCAAATCCgaaaacagcaacaagccacTGACAACTTGGGAGGCTGGAGGCATGATCCAACCCATTCGGCCAAACCAGTCCGCACTTCCCCTGGACGCCAAAGACGACCAAGCATGGGAACACATCTTCACCATATGGTGCCAGGACTTGGCTGAAATCAACTCCAAGAAGATTAAGACCAAGGAACCGCGAGACTTCAACAGGATCTTGACGGCTTACAATCAATGGATTGGTACGATTGATGGGCTGCCGAAGATCAGAGCCACGGCAGCCAGGCGTAATGCGAGCAATTACCTGGCGAAGAACAAGGGCAGGGTTGCCTCTTTGCTTTCTGGTCGGCCGTTAGACGACGAGCAAgagacagaagaagaggagcccaaggagaaggaggccggGGAGGAACCAGTCCCAGAAACAGTGGTTGCGGAGGAAACCTTGCCTCTCGCAGCACCAGTCAACGACGGGAACGAGGAGGTCAAAAACATTCCGCTCACAGAAGGGGAAATGGCGTACCGGGACCGGTACTTTCCCGGCCTTGCTCCGGACGCTGTCTTTTGCGTCATGTGCGCTTCTTCGGAGCACAACTCGGCCGAGTGCCCCGAGATGGCCTGCAAGTTCTGCCACAAAGACCACCCTTGCTGGACTTGCCCTGCTCGACAACGCTGCTCCAAGTGCAAGCAACTTGGGCATTCTGTGGCCGAGTGCAAAGAGCAACTAATACTAGCCCAGGACGAAATGGACTGCGCCCTCTGTGGCTCGCGAGACCACATTGAGTATAGCTGCGTCAACTTGACGAGAAGCTTCCgacccaacccctccaacacccccaaagTCCAGTCCTTACCCGTCTTTTGTTACCGATGTGGTGCTGAGGGGCACTATGGTGGCGACTGCGGGCTCAGCGcgctggagaaaaagggcaGCAGCTTCAACCCATTCACCAAGGCGAACGCAAGCCAGTACGTGGATCCAAACTCTTCAGAGACGGCCCTTGCCTACCGCGGCGGTCACCGGTCTGCAGCAGATTACAGATCAGGTGGCAGACCGGATCTTGGCAAAAGCATTGTCCCTCGCCAGCACATTCAGTTCGAgtcagacgacgacgatgatgatgagttcATACAACCCATTGTTCAAAAGCCGAGGCGGTCTGGGCACATTACCTTCTCTGGATACAGTGGGAATGGCAGTCAAAACCAGGAGAAACCCAGCGCGAGATACCCATCCAGCCTCCCTCCAAAGCCTCCGGCGGTGTCGGTGCAACCACTACCGCGTgggccccctcctccgctaCCTCCAGGGAACAATTCTTTTGGGAGAAAAcacggcggtggaggaagtaggggcaggggcagaagtggaggtgggggtAGGGGCCGAGGTCGCTATTAA